One genomic segment of Pseudomonas chlororaphis subsp. aurantiaca includes these proteins:
- a CDS encoding fimbrial protein, with protein sequence MKRTSLLSLATSSLMLAAFVPSLSHATDGVVNFSGSITDVTCNINGKAPGENNVTNVELGRISPSIFKAIGDASPFKGFQLVLSGAQCTDATKVVVDFDQVGNVDPATGNLKLIGSAPATGVQIQVYNDDATGAKIPLGQSESAPQVATVKDNTATLKFKANYVATSTTVGAGSGNSFVRYTLSYK encoded by the coding sequence ATGAAACGCACATCTTTACTATCCCTGGCAACTTCCAGCTTGATGCTTGCCGCGTTTGTCCCTTCGTTATCTCATGCCACTGATGGAGTGGTTAACTTCTCTGGCAGCATCACTGACGTGACTTGCAATATCAACGGCAAGGCACCAGGTGAAAACAACGTCACCAACGTGGAGCTGGGGCGCATCTCTCCTTCGATCTTCAAGGCCATTGGCGATGCTTCTCCGTTCAAGGGCTTCCAGTTGGTGTTGTCCGGTGCGCAATGTACCGATGCCACCAAGGTCGTGGTCGATTTTGACCAGGTGGGTAACGTTGATCCAGCCACCGGCAACCTGAAGCTGATTGGTTCTGCTCCGGCAACCGGCGTACAGATCCAGGTCTACAACGACGATGCGACTGGCGCGAAGATCCCGCTGGGTCAGTCGGAGAGCGCACCGCAGGTCGCCACGGTGAAAGACAATACGGCAACGCTCAAGTTCAAGGCGAACTATGTAGCGACCTCGACCACCGTTGGAGCGGGTTCGGGTAACTCCTTCGTTCGATACACTCTGTCATACAAGTAA
- a CDS encoding response regulator transcription factor encodes MGNIVIVDDHPLIRVALKVILQRNGHYIAAEADNGVEAIQLVRTHKPDLVILDLDLPQLDGLSVLTYFKANNFLVKTLILTSSDPKNFAVRCLHEGAAGFICKDEALNEVGDAVKALLSGHTYFPETSLAFLQKSLSANQSTSASQLTNREITTLRLLAQGLNNREIADTLLISYKTVSTYKIRLLKKFNTTNLLALVEIARQKGII; translated from the coding sequence ATGGGAAACATAGTAATAGTCGACGACCACCCACTAATCAGGGTTGCCTTGAAAGTAATACTTCAGCGTAATGGACATTATATTGCTGCCGAAGCCGACAATGGTGTTGAAGCCATTCAACTTGTTCGCACACACAAACCAGATCTAGTAATACTGGATCTTGACTTGCCTCAACTGGACGGGCTTTCCGTACTCACTTACTTCAAAGCAAATAACTTCCTGGTAAAAACCCTGATATTGACTTCCAGCGACCCAAAAAACTTTGCCGTACGGTGTTTACATGAGGGCGCAGCAGGATTCATCTGCAAGGACGAAGCGCTGAATGAGGTGGGTGACGCAGTAAAAGCGCTGTTGTCAGGACATACCTATTTCCCTGAGACCTCCCTAGCGTTTTTACAAAAAAGCCTTTCCGCCAATCAGAGTACCTCTGCCTCTCAGCTCACTAACAGGGAAATCACCACACTGAGATTATTGGCTCAGGGCCTTAACAACAGGGAAATTGCTGACACACTACTGATCAGTTACAAAACGGTTAGCACTTATAAAATAAGGCTCTTGAAGAAGTTCAATACGACCAACCTTCTAGCCCTAGTTGAAATAGCCAGGCAAAAAGGAATCATATAG